A genomic region of Maniola hyperantus chromosome 5, iAphHyp1.2, whole genome shotgun sequence contains the following coding sequences:
- the LOC138402381 gene encoding serine-aspartate repeat-containing protein I-like: MIAKNSIKPVLRYCSDLCSIPAGIPGELSPDPANELTLTGLHSPNFQVLPVHDEIRQHKKKQKTNSVAANADNRGNAPTPELFATLTLPAPRSETNSVAANADNRGNAPTTERFATLTLPAPRSETNSVAANADNRGNAPTTERFATLTLPAPRSETNSVAANADNRGNAPTTERFATLTLPAPRSETNSVAANADNRGNAPTTERFATLTLPAPRSETNSVAANADNRGNAPTTERFATLTLPAPRSETNSVAANADNRGNAPTTERFATLTLPAPRSETNSVAANADNRGNAPTTERFATLTLPAPRSETNSVAANADNRGNAPTTERFATLTLPAPRSETHSVAANADNRGNAPTTERFATLTLPAPRSETNSVAANADNRGNAPTTERFATLTLPAPRSETNSVAANADNRGNAPTTERFATLTLPAPRSETNSVAANADNRGNAPTTERFATLTLPAPRSETNSVAANADNRGNAPTTERFATLTLPAPRSETRTYEKLRIWEVHQYPSVPIL; the protein is encoded by the exons ATGATAgctaaaaattcaataaaaccTGTGCTCCGGTATTGCAGCGATCTGTGCTCAATACCGGCGGGAATTCCGGGCGAGCTTTCCCCGGATCCCGCTAACGAACTGACACTCACTGGACTGCATTCACCGAATTTCCAAGTGCTACCAGTTCACGACGAGATCAGA CAACACAAAAAAAAGCAGAAGACAAACAGCGTGGCTGCCAACGCCGACAATCGCGGAAATGCACCGACTCCCGAGCTATTCGCGACGCTAACATTGCCCGCGCCCCGCAGCGAGACAAACAGCGTGGCTGCCAACGCCGACAATCGCGGAAATGCACCGACTACCGAGCGATTCGCGACGCTAACATTGCCCGCGCCCCGCAGCGAGACAAACAGCGTGGCTGCCAACGCCGACAATCGCGGAAATGCACCGACTACCGAGCGATTCGCGACGCTAACATTGCCCGCGCCCCGCAGCGAGACAAACAGCGTGGCTGCCAACGCCGACAATCGCGGAAATGCACCGACTACCGAGCGATTCGCGACGCTAACATTGCCCGCGCCCCGCAGCGAGACAAACAGCGTGGCTGCCAACGCCGACAATCGCGGAAATGCACCGACTACCGAGCGATTCGCCACGCTAACATTGCCCGCGCCCCGCAGCGAGACAAACAGCGTGGCTGCCAACGCCGACAATCGCGGAAATGCACCGACTACCGAGCGATTCGCGACGCTAACATTGCCCGCGCCCCGCAGCGAGACAAACAGCGTGGCTGCCAACGCCGACAATCGCGGAAATGCACCGACTACCGAGCGATTCGCGACGCTAACATTGCCCGCGCCCCGCAGCGAGACAAACAGCGTGGCTGCCAACGCCGACAATCGCGGAAATGCACCGACTACCGAGCGATTCGCGACGCTAACATTGCCCGCGCCCCGCAGCGAGACAAACAGCGTGGCTGCCAACGCCGACAATCGCGGAAATGCACCGACTACCGAGCGATTCGCGACGCTAACATTGCCCGCGCCCCGCAGCGAGACACACAGCGTGGCTGCCAACGCCGACAATCGCGGAAATGCACCGACTACCGAGCGATTCGCGACGCTAACATTGCCCGCGCCCCGCAGCGAGACAAACAGCGTGGCTGCCAACGCCGACAATCGCGGAAATGCACCGACTACCGAGCGATTCGCGACGCTAACATTGCCCGCGCCCCGCAGCGAGACAAACAGCGTGGCTGCCAACGCCGACAATCGCGGAAATGCACCGACTACCGAGCGATTCGCGACGCTAACATTGCCCGCGCCCCGCAGCGAGACAAACAGCGTGGCTGCCAACGCCGACAATCGCGGAAATGCACCGACTACCGAGCGATTCGCGACGCTAACATTGCCCGCGCCCCGCAGCGAGACAAACAGCGTGGCTGCCAACGCCGACAATCGCGGAAATGCACCGACTACCGAGCGATTCGCGACGCTAACATTGCCCGCGCCCCGCAGCGAGACACGCACCTATGAAAAACTAAGGATATGGGAAGTGCATCAGtacccatcagtacccatattataa